The window GGAGAAAATCTTGTTTTGTGGTGAGTAGTTTGAAGATATGGAAGGTAATTGTTATGATGCATTATTTAAACTAGATTCGAGAAAGAGAAAACACGAAGAAATTGAAGATGTAGTTCCTCCCAAACTTGTCAAGCCAAGAGAAGACTAATTACTCCCCCAGCCTTAGCACCTCTCATTCTGTCCCCACCGCCGCAACTCAATCAAATGACTCATCAACATTCGAGTTGAAATCTTCACAAACAAAACGTGTCCATTGAATGACTCCAATATCTGGTTTGAGAGCTTCATCAACAGCACCCCAGACTGATGTTGGATGTAGATTGGATAACTGATGAAGGaggtaaataaattaaaaactaaaataaatctCATAAAAGATAATCAACTTCATATGTTCAACCAACTACAAAATAGATGTGCATAATATCAATCAAACTAGAGGAATATGGTAGGAGAAGAttgaatgagaatgagaatgagaatgagaacgagaatgagaatgagaatgagaatgagaatgagaaggagaaggagaaggagaaggagaaggagaaggagaaggagaaggagaaggagaaggagaaggagaaggagaaggagaaggagaaggagaaggagaaggagaaggagaaggagaaggaagaaggagaaggacggcgaggagaaggaggagaagaagaaaaatgaggaagagaagaaggaggaggatGTTGAGgtgaagaagaaagaggagGTATTCTTCGTTCTTCAATAAATTGGTGTATTGTATAATTCACCTCACgctttttatataattcatttcaCGCTTTTTGTATAATTCATTTCAcgcttttttttataattcatctCACGCTTTTTTGTATAATTCATTTTAcgctttttttataattcatctCACGTGTATTGTATAATTCACCTCACGCATATTGTCTAACTTGTCAAAAAAATTCAATGTGCAAGAGGTGGAGAAAAAGATTCAGAAAGAGAAAGAGGATGTGGAGGTGAAGAAGGAGGAAGACAGGGAGAAGGAGGATGTGGAGGTGGAGAAGATTGAGGATAACAAGGAGAAAGAGGATGTGGAAGTGGAGGTGGAGGATGATATGGAGGTGGAGAAGATCGAGGAAGATAAGGAGGAGGAGGATATGGAGGTGGAGAAAGCGGAGGATGTGGAGGTGGAGAATATTGAGGAAGACAATGAAGAAGAGGACGTGTATGTGAATAAGGAGGAGGTGGAGAAGATTGAGGAGAGGAAgaaggtggaggtggaggtggaggtggagaagATTGAGGAAGACAAGGAGGAAGAAGGTGGAGGTGAAGGTGAAGAAGAATGATGAATTACAGCATAAAAGGTGGAGga is drawn from Impatiens glandulifera chromosome 3, dImpGla2.1, whole genome shotgun sequence and contains these coding sequences:
- the LOC124930302 gene encoding glutamic acid-rich protein-like — translated: MEDGAGISGFHYLFSLNVRRIINIKILRMVENTNTFLQFPWGNVSFKTTLKGFNKDMEHHMSVYLSKKKVMGKKNGSRGTLDVAYTVFVFALALQMWTYEVEKKIQKEKEDVEVKKEEDREKEDVEVEKIEDNKEKEDVEVEVEDDMEVEKIEEDKEEEDMEVEKAEDVEVENIEEDNEEEDVYVNKEEVEKIEERKKVEVEVEVEKIEEDKEEEGGGEGEEE